From one Thamnophis elegans isolate rThaEle1 chromosome 9, rThaEle1.pri, whole genome shotgun sequence genomic stretch:
- the CISD2 gene encoding CDGSH iron-sulfur domain-containing protein 2, translating to MVLDSLARIVKVQLPAYLKRLPLPESVGGFLRLTVSEWLRLLPFLGVLALLGYLAIRPFLPKKKQQKDSLINLKIQKENPKVVNEINIEDLCHTKAVYCRCWRSKTFPVCDGSHNKHNESTGDNVGPLILRKKEV from the exons ATGGTGCTGGATAGCTTGGCCCGCATCGTCAAAGTGCAGCTGCCTGCTTATCTCAAGCGCCTGCCGCTGCCGGAGAGCGTCGGCGGCTTCCTGAGGCTCACAG TTTCAGAATGGCTGCGGTTATTGCCTTTCCTGGGCGTCCTTGCTCTGCTGGGATATCTTGCTATTCGCCCATTCCTTCCCAAGAAGAAACAGCAGAAGGACAGCTTGATTAatctcaagatccagaaggagaATCCCAAAGTAGTAAACGAAATCAACATTGAGGACCTCTGTCACACTAAGGCAGTGTACTGCAGATGCTGGCGCTCTAAAACA tTCCCTGTCTGTGATGGCTCTCACAACAAACACAACGAGTCAACGGGAGATAATGTGGGCCCTTTAATACTCAGGAAAAAAGAAGTCTAG